From the genome of Clavelina lepadiformis chromosome 2, kaClaLepa1.1, whole genome shotgun sequence:
gCAATAAAGCTATATCAAGAAAACGTCAAGGTAAATTAATGAAAGCATTAAAACAGATCATGCACAAGCATGATTGTTGGTTCAACTGAGGAAAATAGCGCCTTAATGAGAAATCACAATTAACTAAGTATACATAAATAGCTTTTTCATAAGAAATGATTATATGAACGTTTTTCTCACTTCATTTTATCCTGGCTTTTGACGCAATATGGCACTAGCAGTTTGAtagaaatgaagaaaatagTCAATACCAAAATTCGCTAAGAACGCACACATACTGTAGCATACATCATTGgtataaataaatatgcaaACAAGCCTTTGAGTCAGATTTTATGAACAATATTTAATGTCAAACGACAAATTACATATTGTaactttcaaaattgaaaTGGCTCTGAAGTAAATTATTTATTGAGGGTACAGTGGCCCTTACAATAACAACTTTAAAAAGAGATAATTGCAGAATTATCAAATGAGGGCAAATGAATCAAAATCAAGCTTCAAACTGGAATGCATCATGACGGCTTGACAAGACTCAAAACTTTCGCTTTCTTTGATGATGTCTGAAATCGAACCCACATGTTAGAAGTGGTCTGCGGCTcatatattacaaaaaaaatacaatacacATGTTACCTTCACTTTCAGTGTATCAATTTCATCTTTCTGACTTGCAAGTTTGTCATTCATTGCTGCTAGATGTTCACTCATCAGACTTAACTGCTCTTCATAACTTCTTCTTGTCACTGATAATTCATCCTAATATATAACCAAATAAGGTAGCAATGCTTAATTTAATCTCCAAACCAACCGAGTACAAGCAGTTAAACACAAGAAAATTTCCACAATATAGTACAACTGCAAAACTTGAAATCACTTTGTTGGGCTCAGGATTTAGatataaaatttgatttttgattCACGTATTTAAGATCCAAATGTCCTTTAGTAAGCCTACTATGGACAGATATTACTTTGCAAGCTTAAGAATGTACAAACTTGTTGAATGTATGAATCATTATGGCcatgtaaaagtttttaagcATTCTGCTTACTTGCAATTGAGAGACACGTTGAGTAGATTTGTCTAATGCATCATGAATTGAttgctttttcttttgcatGGTAGCAAAATGCTTGTGAAGAACTTGGCACTAAAATAATGcatattcaaaatatttgcaaaagaaaacacaaaacatgaaCATTAAAATGATACCTCATTTTCATAGTGCAATGCTTTTCCTTCAGcagtttgtgtttttaaaccGCTTTCAGTTAGCCTGTTGGTCATGTGTTGTTTTATCATATCTTCAGTTGATTGCGCAGTCTGGTATTATAAAAAGTCCTGATAACACTTGCATCAACAGCATAAGTTTATCTTAAGAATCGTTAGATTTACTGCAGTTTATAAAAACGTAAAACACAGTAATAATACCGTTTCAACTTTTGCTGCAGGAGTGTCAAGGCTTCCCAACTAAACACagcgaaaatattttttaggaaaacaTTAAATCCCCAACACAAAGGCACACAATTTTAAAGCAAGCAATTTATTCTGCTGTAGAGAACAAATGTCAGCTAGCATGTTTGCAAGAAATGTGCGATATGCAGTGagttttgcaatatttttcagAAGATCAACATTAACTAACCATGGAGGAGTCAAGTGGAGCTAAAGACACTGACAATGTTCTATGCCTTTCCACAGTTTTATCTTGAttagtattttgttgtttctggaataaaaattttcttattgGATGGTATGAAATTTGACAAGACATACAGGCCGCTATAGCACTTACTTGTTTTTCCAGTTTCATTTGCAATAATTGTGTTTCAAGTATCCAGTGTTCTTTTTCCTGTTCCAGTGTTTGCAGCTGATTTGCATTCTTTTGCAACTACAAATGATATGCATTGGTTCAACAAACTGACCTTTACATAACAATTTGCAACACCACAAAATAATCCAATGCTATTAATCTGTAATATAGTAGTAATATGCTAGTAATATATATACTGGTAATCTAAATTTAACCTCATTTATGGAGGAAAACCTAATTTATCACCAACTTTAATTCTGAAGATAAAACATACTCGATTAAACAGTTCTTCTCTGTTTTCAACTTGAACATCATTCTTCCTGTGCAATGCGTCCAGATAAGGAATAGAAACAGGAGGAGATGAGAGGCTGACTCGATCCATGTAAGAAGACACTCGATGAGTAATATTCACAACATTCATTGCTGAATTTTTACTTGATGGTGGATTTTGAATGAAGAAGTCTAAAATATTCTTTATTACAAAACCCAACGAAatccaaataaaaaattaaatgcatGTATTGGAGAGTAAAACTGACCCATATTTGCGTGTATAAACCCAGACAATCGAGCTGTTAGAGTTGCTAGAGAAAGCATGGAAGCTAAGAGGAACTCATTTGTTTGACGAAGTTTGGGAGATTTAGATGTTGTTGGAAGCTGGTACTCTAGCACCATTTTCCCATTGAATACCTTTGATAAGTCTGCAACATAACTGGAGTAAGTTTTAAAAGTTGACATCGGGAAAACATATTATAAACATCAGGATTGAACTTTTTAGCTGCTGCAGCTATTTGTTACTTCACACCAGAGCAATTAATACCTTTAAACATCAAGTGAAGTTCATTAACTGCAGATACAATTTTTTGATATGCAAAGTCTTCATTTTCCTTGCTATCATCAGAACCTGCATTGATAACAAACTGCTGTAAAACAATACTAATGTGTATGTAGGGAATAAATTCTGTGCAATGATAACTCAAACATCAAATCCCAGAAACGTTTGAAATCGACATTTCAATGCATATTTGGATTCGGAAACTTCAAACAGGTCTGGGTCTAATTTAAGGAAAAATAGAGGACTTTAGATCATGTTTGCTGCATCCCTTTTGCCTTTCACCACTTTATAGTATTGGATCTTATTCTTACACACCTTGAACTTAAGATGCATTCGTGTACacctgtttaaaatttaacaaagtttttcttctAACTTACGTGATGATGTAATGTAAGATAAATAGGTGCACAACTTCGACATAGCTGGTAATAGGCGTTCATAATTGCATAGATACTCAGAATTCTTGGATTGAAGCAATGGTGCACACAACGATAAGTCACATTCTTCTTTTAAGCTGATGAAAAAATTCAACGATtgtcaaaaatcaaaaaaaccaATCATCTGTTACAGTCTCATCCATCCAAACATATACAAGTACGTCATACAGGTATCCATATTACTAGTGGGTCACAGTAAGTTAGTACCATTACAAATGGTTTCCATACCTAGACAGCTTATGGGGCTGAATTTTCGAAAGATGAGACATGTATTTCTGAATGCTTTCAGTAAACTTGTCTAATTTAATTGTACTGTACATGGATATAGGAAATGAAACATCAGCAAAGGCATCTTCAAAACTTGACACAATTGACTGCAGAACTTCTTCACTTTGATCAAGATGTTGTGATAgctaataacaaaaatgttccTATTGAACAATGGGCTTTGCATAGCTATTACAATATCAACATCACAGTTGAATAAAGTCAGTTTTAAATAAACGATACGTCATACTTTCATTTTACCATTATGTTGCAGTCTGATGGAGATTCAAATTGAGAATCAACCGGGTAGAGAAGACATCGTTCTTTTGTATGTTTATGAAAGGACTTCAGAGAAttgcaaaattcttttattaaatctttGGCTTGGGTAATTATCTCCTCTGTTTGGGCCTGTACATATTTAGCATAAAAATACTCATCTCAAACTGTGTCTTgtcaaattaaaaacatgtGCATTAATGTGTGGCAGCAATGGTCTCAATCACTTCAAGATGCACTAATCAACAAGGATTCAACATTAAAAATGCGATtataaattcataaaatataGTCAATTTTGATCTATAAGTTACAGATGCTCAACCTGCGATCTTTTATTATAGGCCTGGATTTGGATGTTGTTGTAATCTCCATTTTCACAGTCATTGAACACAACTGCCCCACTCACAGTTTGAGttaatttttcaacttttgacTTGAGCTCAAAGTTTATGGATAAAAGGTCTTGAATTCTACAGAATTAATGGAAGCAATCAACACTATGCTATTTCAATGCGTTCAAAATTAAATGCAAAACTTGATTCACAAagtaaatgattaaaaaattgGAATATGAGTGAGAAGCATATTTGGCCAGTAAAGGTATGAACATATTAAATGTTAAAGTGTTAAAAGTGAACCTGGGAAGTAAAAAGTAataattagtaaataaaacaaaaattttattatttatttcatttgaagTAAATATAGAACATAAGATTTAGATTTACTTACTTTGCCTGTGCTTCACTTTCAGATTGCTTTGTGGAAGCCTCcatatttagaactttttcttCCAAGTTAGCTTTCTCTTGCTTGAACTGCTGTAACATCTAATTTTAAGTACATTGTTAGTTAGGGGAACTAGACAACTGTGCTTTTTTGGCATTAAGTACAAAAGCATCtcttaaataattttacaatACATTGTTAAACAACTTTCCACAGTTCAGTAATTGACACTTAGGACTTTAGGATAAACTATTATATACTGGGCATTAGCTATTACATAACAACACCTTATCATGTTGTTCTTGTAGGTCTTGCAAAGCATTACTGTAAGACTGAGCCTCCTTCTTTGCTGCAGTAATTCGGTCATTTAGTGATTCTTCAAGTTGCTTCTTTTTCGCATCATACTCATACACCTTAATATTTTGTAGACAGAATTTATGAAAACTAACAATATGCAAACATTCTATCATCTGATATCTGGTACTACCATATATACAATTTGCAATTGTTCGATTACTAATATATACTTACCCTAATAGTTTTactaaaataaacttgaaGACCTATGTACAATTGGCTGATGTGCAATGCAAAATCTTACaattataaaatttcaaaccTTTTTATGGAGAACCTCGTTCTCTTGAATCTTGTTTTGCAAATCCTCATCTTTGGCGTTAAAACCATCGAGGTTAGGTCTGTCTGATGCAGACTAATGCAATATATATTCAGTTGCTTACTAGTACTTTTTATCTTAATGGAAGCACGAGCTTATTCCATTAAATTGAAATGCTGTACATACAGTTGACACAGATAAGCTGCCTTTCATTTTCACCATAATCAATTAACAAGGATGTAAACAAAGCATCTTGTTATACAAAGAATTGAAAAGTGCAAAATGCAAACTATACAGCAAGCTATAAACACTTGTAAAATTTcagtatacttttattaagttttttttaggaaTAATTGCTATCACGAGTATAGTAATggtaaacaaaagaaaacttagttagcaataaaattaatttaggaatgtaatttaaaaacgtaTGCTATGGACT
Proteins encoded in this window:
- the LOC143445209 gene encoding protein phosphatase 1 regulatory subunit 21-like — encoded protein: MTDINVKYQRLAQEYAKLKAQNQVLKKAVVDAKETTGKLQIDLQNKEQVIRRSQQEIDSSDFRSQQMARRIELLQVELEQKSHAKKSKSASDRPNLDGFNAKDEDLQNKIQENEVLHKKVYEYDAKKKQLEESLNDRITAAKKEAQSYSNALQDLQEQHDKMLQQFKQEKANLEEKVLNMEASTKQSESEAQAKIQDLLSINFELKSKVEKLTQTVSGAVVFNDCENGDYNNIQIQAYNKRSQAQTEEIITQAKDLIKEFCNSLKSFHKHTKERCLLYPVDSQFESPSDCNIMLSQHLDQSEEVLQSIVSSFEDAFADVSFPISMYSTIKLDKFTESIQKYMSHLSKIQPHKLSSLKEECDLSLCAPLLQSKNSEYLCNYERLLPAMSKLCTYLSYITSSRSDDSKENEDFAYQKIVSAVNELHLMFKDLSKVFNGKMVLEYQLPTTSKSPKLRQTNEFLLASMLSLATLTARLSGFIHANMDFFIQNPPSSKNSAMNVVNITHRVSSYMDRVSLSSPPVSIPYLDALHRKNDVQVENREELFNRLQKNANQLQTLEQEKEHWILETQLLQMKLEKQKQQNTNQDKTVERHRTLSVSLAPLDSSMLGSLDTPAAKVETTAQSTEDMIKQHMTNRLTESGLKTQTAEGKALHYENECQVLHKHFATMQKKKQSIHDALDKSTQRVSQLQDELSVTRRSYEEQLSLMSEHLAAMNDKLASQKDEIDTLKVKTSSKKAKVLSLVKPS